One Porphyromonas pogonae genomic region harbors:
- the clpX gene encoding ATP-dependent Clp protease ATP-binding subunit ClpX translates to MAKKNSMGHHCDFCGRSENETGILLQGLNSSICMECAVRASEIVKEMEEANQEAKLQDLKEQPLPKPMEIKKHLDQYVVGQDEAKRYLSVAVYNHYKRLLQKDDSNDVEIEKSNILMLGPTGTGKTLLAKTIARMLNVPFAMVDATVLTQAGYVGEDIESILTRLLQASDYNVKEAERGIVFIDEIDKIARKSDNPSITRDVSGEGVQQGLLKLLEGSIVNVPPQGGRKHPEQKLIAVNTHHILFICAGAFDGIESKIAHRLNTRVVGYTSAANDKKIERDNLLKYVNAQDLKAFGLIPEIIGRLPIITYLHPLDKETLRKILIEPKNAIIKQYAKLFEMDGAELHFDDEALDYIVDKAMEHKLGARGLRSIVEAIMIDSMYTAPSQNLKEFRVTKEYAQKQFELNA, encoded by the coding sequence ATGGCAAAGAAAAATAGTATGGGACACCACTGCGACTTTTGTGGTCGCAGCGAAAATGAAACCGGCATTTTACTTCAGGGGCTCAACTCCTCTATTTGTATGGAGTGTGCTGTGAGGGCTTCCGAGATTGTAAAAGAGATGGAGGAGGCAAACCAAGAAGCTAAACTGCAGGATCTAAAAGAACAACCGCTGCCTAAGCCTATGGAGATCAAAAAACATTTGGATCAATATGTAGTAGGACAGGACGAAGCCAAGAGGTATCTTTCTGTAGCGGTTTACAATCACTATAAACGCTTGTTGCAAAAAGACGATAGCAACGATGTGGAAATAGAAAAAAGCAATATCCTGATGCTTGGGCCTACCGGTACAGGTAAGACTTTACTTGCCAAAACTATAGCTCGTATGCTCAATGTGCCTTTTGCTATGGTAGATGCCACTGTGCTTACACAAGCCGGATATGTGGGCGAAGATATTGAAAGCATACTTACCCGATTGCTTCAGGCATCGGACTACAATGTCAAAGAGGCAGAGCGAGGCATTGTTTTTATTGATGAAATAGATAAGATAGCTCGTAAGTCTGACAACCCGTCTATCACCCGTGACGTGAGTGGTGAGGGAGTGCAACAAGGTTTGCTCAAACTCCTTGAGGGATCTATTGTAAATGTACCGCCACAAGGCGGACGCAAACATCCTGAGCAAAAGCTTATTGCTGTGAATACGCACCATATCCTGTTTATATGTGCGGGAGCTTTTGATGGCATTGAGAGCAAAATTGCTCATCGACTGAATACTAGAGTGGTGGGGTATACCTCTGCTGCTAATGATAAAAAGATCGAGCGAGACAATCTGCTTAAATATGTGAATGCACAAGATCTCAAAGCTTTTGGTCTTATTCCGGAGATTATTGGGCGTTTGCCGATTATCACTTATTTGCACCCACTTGATAAGGAGACGCTGAGAAAAATCCTTATCGAACCCAAAAATGCTATTATTAAACAATACGCCAAGCTTTTTGAGATGGATGGAGCTGAACTTCATTTTGACGATGAGGCACTGGATTATATTGTAGATAAAGCTATGGAGCATAAACTTGGAGCTCGAGGCTTGCGCTCTATAGTCGAGGCTATAATGATAGATAGCATGTATACAGCTCCTTCCCAAAACTTGAAAGAATTTAGGGTAACTAAGGAATATGCTCAAAAACAATTTGAGTTAAATGCATAA
- the recQ gene encoding DNA helicase RecQ — protein MAEKYDLLKALKDHFGFDSFKGNQQAIIEHVLMGRDTFVLMPTGGGKSLCYQLPALLMEGTAVIISPLIALMKNQVDAIRGYCREDGVAHFMNSSLNKNQLECVKEDIRRGITKMLYVAPESLTKEDNIAFLRSINISFYAIDEAHCISEWGHDFRPEYRRIRPIVSEIGEHPIVALTATATPKVQHDIQKNLGMEDVAIFKSSFNRPNLFYQIKPKNEGVDKDIVKFILSQPQKSGIIYCMSRNKVTTFAQVLQANGIKALPYHAGLDAKERAENQDAFIEERVDVIVATIAFGMGIDKPDVRYVIHYDMPKSIEGYYQETGRAGRDGGEGKCIAYYRPEDLDKLEKFMKNKPISEQEIGRQLLGETAAYAESSICRRIFLLNYFGEEYKSDNCGSCDNCLMPKKKVEAKELLLNVLEVVDTLKEKFKTDYVIKILRGETNADIESFGHENLECFGIGKEEDENLWNAVIRQALISGYLDKDVETYGVLKMTQAGKKFIKKPVSFKVVDENDEEEVDDDNASRSGGGSGGAVDPVLFSMMKDLRKKMGAQNKVPPYVIFQDSSLESMATFYPVTLDELQNIPGVGAGKAARYGAKFVELIKRHVEDNDIERPEDMRVRTLPNKSKMKVSIIQQIDRKVALDDVAMSHGLDFDALLSEIEAIVYSGTRINISYFIEEAMDEDHQEDIFQYFKESTTDSLDAAMDELGDDYTEEEIRLVRIKFLSELAN, from the coding sequence ATGGCGGAAAAGTATGACCTTTTAAAAGCTTTAAAAGATCATTTTGGATTTGATTCTTTTAAAGGCAACCAACAGGCTATTATTGAACATGTTTTGATGGGCCGTGATACGTTTGTACTAATGCCTACCGGTGGAGGCAAGAGTTTGTGTTACCAGCTCCCGGCTTTGCTTATGGAAGGTACGGCAGTAATAATATCGCCACTAATAGCTTTGATGAAAAATCAGGTGGATGCTATCAGGGGATACTGCCGTGAAGACGGGGTAGCTCACTTCATGAACTCTTCGCTCAATAAGAATCAATTGGAGTGCGTAAAAGAAGACATACGGCGAGGTATAACCAAAATGCTATACGTAGCACCGGAATCCCTGACCAAAGAAGATAATATAGCATTTCTACGCTCTATCAATATCTCTTTCTATGCTATTGACGAAGCTCATTGTATCTCGGAGTGGGGGCATGATTTCCGTCCGGAGTATAGGCGTATCAGACCTATCGTTTCGGAAATAGGGGAGCATCCTATTGTAGCGCTTACAGCTACAGCTACACCTAAAGTGCAGCATGATATTCAGAAAAACTTGGGTATGGAAGATGTAGCTATTTTTAAAAGTTCATTTAACCGACCCAACTTATTTTATCAGATTAAGCCTAAAAATGAGGGTGTTGACAAGGATATTGTAAAATTTATTTTGTCTCAACCCCAAAAGAGTGGCATTATCTATTGCATGAGTCGCAATAAGGTTACTACCTTTGCGCAAGTACTCCAAGCCAACGGAATTAAGGCTTTGCCATATCATGCCGGGCTTGATGCCAAAGAAAGAGCAGAGAATCAAGATGCTTTTATTGAAGAAAGAGTTGATGTTATAGTTGCTACCATCGCTTTCGGAATGGGAATTGACAAGCCGGATGTACGCTATGTAATACACTATGATATGCCCAAAAGCATCGAGGGGTATTATCAGGAGACAGGACGTGCCGGACGTGATGGTGGAGAAGGCAAGTGTATTGCTTATTATAGACCGGAAGACTTGGATAAGTTGGAGAAGTTTATGAAAAACAAACCTATTTCCGAGCAGGAAATAGGACGCCAGCTCCTTGGAGAGACAGCCGCTTATGCCGAGTCAAGTATATGCAGACGCATATTTCTTCTCAACTATTTTGGAGAGGAGTACAAGAGTGATAATTGTGGAAGTTGTGATAATTGTTTGATGCCTAAAAAGAAGGTGGAAGCTAAAGAATTACTATTAAATGTATTAGAAGTCGTGGACACTCTTAAAGAGAAGTTCAAAACCGACTATGTAATCAAAATTTTACGTGGAGAAACCAATGCCGACATAGAATCTTTCGGACATGAAAATCTGGAATGTTTTGGAATTGGAAAAGAAGAGGATGAAAATTTATGGAACGCTGTAATACGTCAGGCTCTCATCAGTGGTTATCTCGATAAAGACGTAGAGACATATGGAGTGCTAAAGATGACTCAAGCGGGAAAGAAGTTTATTAAAAAGCCCGTGAGTTTCAAAGTTGTGGATGAGAATGACGAGGAAGAAGTGGATGATGACAATGCTTCTCGTTCGGGAGGAGGTTCCGGTGGAGCTGTAGATCCTGTGCTCTTTTCCATGATGAAGGACTTGAGGAAAAAGATGGGGGCTCAGAACAAAGTCCCACCCTATGTTATTTTCCAAGATTCGTCTTTGGAATCAATGGCTACGTTTTACCCAGTTACCCTGGACGAATTGCAAAATATACCCGGAGTGGGAGCCGGCAAGGCTGCTCGCTATGGGGCCAAATTTGTGGAGTTGATCAAGCGTCATGTCGAAGACAATGACATTGAGCGACCCGAAGATATGCGTGTGCGTACACTGCCCAATAAGTCCAAGATGAAAGTTAGTATCATACAGCAAATAGACCGCAAGGTTGCCTTGGATGATGTGGCTATGAGCCATGGGCTTGACTTCGATGCATTGCTTTCAGAAATAGAAGCTATTGTGTATTCGGGTACACGTATAAATATCAGCTACTTTATTGAGGAGGCCATGGATGAAGATCATCAGGAAGATATCTTCCAGTATTTCAAGGAATCTACGACTGACAGCCTTGATGCCGCTATGGATGAGTTGGGCGATGACTATACAGAGGAGGAGATACGTCTTGTGCGAATAAAGTTCCTTTCCGAATTAGCAAATTAA
- a CDS encoding OstA-like protein produces MKPLIVLLLIGAYLGVSAQWFAGSHAYGTSAFGLLKDTITKRDGTPPQKSRIILDHADQLTFDKDINPNAQRLLGNVAFTHGNARMFCDSAYIDEQTQTFEAFGNVHMIQADTVNIYAQYLYYDGIQKLAKLRNNVRLENRKTTLYTDSLDYDRVADLAYYFDGGTIVDSLNTLTSDYGQYSPQTDDAEFRDNVKLENDKAVMHTEILFYNTKTQIGRFEGQTTIESDSGMIVSTRGVYDSQKDLSILLDRSLVQSGAKTLTGDSIYYDRKNLFGEAFGNMQISDTVKKVSLFGDYGYYDENRDYAFTTSKAFVMDFSKADTLYIGADTLELITWGKEKKPVAKSDAKPINDSLPSKTLSPNDTTVNHILKAYHHVKVYRKDVQAVSDSLVGISIDSIMYMYGSPVMWNENYQLSGDTVRFDFKKEKLDKAYIFSNAFVLEDLKEDRFNQAKGDWMKVIMRDSLAKQIEIHGKAESINYLKEENDTTYSGLNRIKSDGNYIYLNEAGKSEKILWVGPATGKIFPLRLARTAEVNQLEGFKLHNDIRPKTRYDVISGIGTIDSTGQVTTALPDYSRFKGADAALRAYNSLAEIAKAAAQERQKDAQAEEQTKLSPYILRDNKDRDIDILKQIINLSWVFKVSTSNDVQDNSIISPSIGIPKKSNSKNESSESEKK; encoded by the coding sequence ATGAAGCCGCTTATTGTGCTCCTGCTTATAGGAGCATATTTAGGCGTGAGTGCTCAATGGTTTGCGGGATCTCATGCTTATGGGACTTCCGCATTTGGGCTCTTAAAAGACACTATAACTAAGAGGGACGGAACTCCCCCGCAAAAATCTCGTATTATATTAGATCATGCGGATCAATTGACATTCGACAAAGATATTAATCCTAATGCACAGCGGTTATTGGGCAATGTAGCCTTTACTCATGGTAATGCTCGGATGTTTTGTGATAGTGCATATATTGATGAACAGACGCAGACTTTTGAAGCCTTTGGTAATGTGCATATGATACAAGCAGATACCGTTAATATCTACGCCCAGTATTTGTATTACGATGGTATTCAGAAATTAGCTAAGCTTCGTAACAATGTAAGGCTTGAGAATAGAAAGACAACGCTCTATACCGATAGTCTTGATTATGACCGTGTAGCCGACCTTGCTTACTATTTTGATGGAGGCACTATTGTAGACTCACTCAATACACTTACATCAGACTATGGACAATACTCTCCGCAGACTGATGATGCAGAGTTCCGAGATAATGTGAAGCTCGAGAATGATAAGGCTGTCATGCATACCGAAATATTGTTTTATAATACCAAAACCCAGATAGGGCGTTTTGAAGGTCAGACCACTATAGAGTCTGATTCAGGTATGATAGTCTCTACACGCGGTGTGTATGACTCTCAAAAAGATTTGTCTATACTTCTTGATCGCTCATTGGTTCAATCCGGAGCTAAGACTCTTACCGGTGATTCTATCTATTATGATCGAAAGAATCTTTTTGGAGAAGCTTTCGGTAATATGCAAATAAGTGATACGGTAAAAAAAGTATCTCTTTTCGGTGATTATGGTTATTATGACGAAAATCGTGATTACGCTTTTACTACATCGAAAGCTTTTGTCATGGACTTTTCCAAAGCTGATACCTTATACATAGGTGCTGATACTTTGGAGCTGATTACATGGGGAAAAGAGAAAAAGCCTGTAGCAAAATCCGATGCTAAGCCAATCAATGACTCACTCCCGTCAAAGACTTTGTCTCCAAATGATACTACGGTAAATCATATCCTCAAGGCATATCATCACGTCAAGGTTTACCGGAAAGATGTACAAGCTGTTTCTGACTCTTTGGTGGGAATCTCCATAGATTCTATTATGTATATGTACGGATCACCTGTAATGTGGAATGAAAATTATCAGTTATCGGGCGATACGGTACGTTTTGATTTCAAAAAAGAAAAACTTGATAAGGCATATATATTCTCCAATGCATTTGTTCTTGAGGACCTGAAAGAAGATAGATTCAATCAGGCCAAAGGTGATTGGATGAAGGTTATTATGCGAGATTCTTTGGCAAAGCAAATAGAGATACATGGCAAAGCCGAGTCTATTAATTATCTCAAAGAAGAGAATGATACTACTTATTCAGGTCTCAATAGGATTAAGTCTGATGGTAATTATATTTACTTGAACGAAGCTGGCAAATCAGAAAAAATACTATGGGTTGGTCCCGCAACCGGTAAAATATTTCCTTTGAGATTAGCTCGCACGGCTGAAGTGAATCAACTGGAAGGCTTCAAACTTCATAATGATATTAGGCCCAAAACAAGATACGATGTCATCTCAGGTATAGGTACAATAGACTCTACGGGTCAGGTTACTACTGCTTTACCTGATTACTCCAGATTCAAAGGTGCTGATGCAGCTTTGCGGGCATATAACTCATTAGCCGAGATAGCTAAAGCTGCTGCACAGGAGCGGCAAAAGGATGCTCAGGCTGAAGAACAGACCAAACTCTCTCCTTATATTTTGCGTGACAATAAAGACCGGGACATAGATATTCTTAAACAAATTATCAATCTATCATGGGTATTCAAAGTTTCTACAAGCAACGACGTCCAAGACAATTCGATCATAAGCCCATCTATTGGGATCCCAAAAAAGAGCAACTCGAAAAACGAATCCAGCGAATCAGAGAAGAAATGA
- a CDS encoding peptidylprolyl isomerase, whose product MKKFFVAPLLFAFLAALSFVPAQAQKKNVIDEVVWMVGDEPILRSDIEAEKINMKMLNMGFDGDPDCFIPEQIAIHKLFLNQAKIDSIQVDDIQVNRFVESRLQYLVNQAGSREKLEEYYSKKYSQIREDLRHQVKNNNIIEQMQNKIASDVKVSPSEIRKFFESMPVDSLPFIPTTVEVQIITSKPQVSMSEIDAIKERLREFSDEINSGKRDFSTIARLYSDDRRTAAQGGEYGFTSKSVLESDFAGTVFNLTDTKKVSPIVKTEEGYHIVQLIERRGDLVNFRQILLRPAIADSALQNSISKLDSIKTLIGDNKLTFEKAVDFFSDDNNTRNNQGLMVNNKNESAFSGSSMFTYEELPQDISRKVYGMKKGEVSAPFIMTNDKGVKEVAIVKLKNITEGHKANMNADFQKINELAIEKKRNEVLDSWIRRKQKETYVFINERYRDCKFKYPNWVHKDK is encoded by the coding sequence ATGAAGAAGTTTTTTGTTGCACCGTTATTGTTTGCCTTTTTGGCAGCATTGTCATTTGTGCCTGCACAGGCTCAAAAAAAGAATGTAATAGACGAGGTGGTATGGATGGTTGGCGACGAGCCCATCTTGCGTTCTGATATTGAAGCTGAAAAAATCAATATGAAGATGTTGAACATGGGCTTCGACGGTGATCCGGATTGTTTTATTCCGGAACAGATCGCCATTCATAAACTCTTCCTCAATCAGGCCAAGATCGATAGTATTCAGGTTGATGATATTCAAGTTAACCGTTTTGTGGAATCACGCCTACAATATTTAGTCAATCAGGCCGGATCAAGAGAGAAGCTTGAGGAATATTACTCCAAGAAATACTCTCAGATACGTGAAGATCTGCGTCATCAAGTCAAAAATAATAATATCATAGAGCAGATGCAGAATAAAATAGCGTCTGATGTGAAGGTGTCTCCGTCTGAGATCCGTAAGTTTTTTGAGAGTATGCCGGTAGATAGTCTTCCCTTTATACCTACCACCGTGGAAGTACAGATAATTACCTCAAAGCCTCAGGTGTCCATGTCTGAGATCGATGCTATAAAAGAGCGTCTTAGAGAATTTTCAGATGAAATCAATTCAGGGAAAAGAGACTTCTCTACTATTGCTCGTCTCTATTCCGATGATAGGCGTACTGCTGCGCAGGGGGGGGAATATGGCTTTACAAGTAAGTCGGTTTTGGAATCTGATTTTGCCGGCACTGTCTTCAATCTTACAGATACGAAGAAAGTTTCGCCTATTGTCAAAACTGAAGAAGGTTACCATATCGTGCAGTTGATAGAGAGACGTGGTGATTTGGTGAATTTCAGGCAAATCCTTTTGCGCCCTGCAATTGCTGACAGTGCTTTGCAAAACTCCATTTCTAAGCTTGATTCTATCAAGACCCTCATTGGTGATAATAAATTGACTTTTGAAAAAGCGGTAGACTTCTTCTCGGATGACAATAATACCAGAAACAATCAAGGTCTTATGGTCAATAATAAGAATGAAAGTGCCTTTAGCGGTTCATCTATGTTTACCTACGAAGAACTTCCGCAAGATATAAGCCGTAAAGTATATGGCATGAAAAAGGGGGAAGTATCGGCTCCTTTCATTATGACCAATGATAAAGGCGTAAAGGAGGTAGCAATAGTAAAACTCAAAAATATTACTGAAGGGCATAAAGCGAATATGAATGCCGATTTCCAGAAAATCAACGAACTGGCTATTGAGAAGAAACGCAATGAAGTCCTTGACTCATGGATCAGAAGGAAGCAAAAGGAAACCTACGTGTTTATCAATGAGAGGTATAGGGATTGCAAATTTAAGTATCCTAATTGGGTTCATAAAGACAAGTAA
- the clpP gene encoding ATP-dependent Clp endopeptidase proteolytic subunit ClpP → MNDFKKYATRHLGMNSLALDNYMDIQSSYISPTIIEERQLNVAQMDVFSRLMMDRIIFLGTQVDDYTANVIQAQLLYLDSSDPGKDISIYINSPGGSVYAGYGIYDTMQYISCDVSTICTGMAASMASVLLVAGAKGKRFALPHSRVMIHQPLGGMQGQASDLEIAAREILRVKKELYSIISEHSGRPIEVVERDSDRDYWMTASEAMEYGMIDKILKRD, encoded by the coding sequence ATGAACGATTTTAAAAAATATGCTACTCGTCATTTAGGGATGAATAGCTTAGCTTTGGACAATTATATGGACATCCAAAGCAGTTATATATCTCCTACTATCATTGAAGAGCGTCAGCTCAATGTAGCTCAGATGGATGTTTTCTCGAGACTCATGATGGATAGGATTATCTTTCTGGGAACACAGGTCGATGATTATACAGCCAATGTGATACAAGCACAGCTTCTTTATCTTGACAGTAGCGACCCGGGTAAAGATATCTCTATTTATATCAATTCTCCCGGAGGATCTGTATATGCCGGCTATGGTATATATGATACCATGCAGTACATATCATGTGATGTTTCTACTATATGTACAGGTATGGCAGCTTCGATGGCCTCCGTATTGCTTGTTGCGGGAGCCAAAGGTAAGCGTTTTGCTCTGCCTCATTCCAGAGTGATGATTCACCAACCGCTGGGTGGTATGCAGGGACAGGCCAGTGACCTTGAGATTGCCGCACGAGAGATACTTCGTGTGAAGAAGGAACTCTATTCTATTATTTCGGAACATTCCGGCAGACCCATAGAGGTTGTGGAGCGTGATAGCGATCGTGACTATTGGATGACTGCTTCGGAAGCCATGGAATATGGAATGATTGATAAGATATTGAAACGCGATTAA
- a CDS encoding C10 family peptidase: MSRFNRFWRLLLAGSAVLLLFSCTKDNLASKQEGTTEPTESGFVTEKQALDIAATFMESDNIAPDLRASSKPELSVIYTDAQGSGMKSSANSNQKPTYYVIDVNKKGFVIVSASDATYPVLGYSTESAFNPKDIPTNMQDMLSDYSKEIKYAWKHIKSNEKTEAMRSSILSRRTRNSQDTIVVAPLLGSIKWAQDPYYNDYCPKGCPVGCAATAVAQIMRYWEYPRSGTGSHSYKHKVYGTQSFNYEYNIDWKSMPKATLSEADSLVAKFCYGVAVGLDMEFSPRGSGALPEDIPNMLKTYYKYPSTVQIAYRSQYEVKDWHKLVRKELDARRPVQYSGHGSRGGHAFVCDGYTKNNYYHMNWGWGGTSDGYFLLNALNPSDLGTGGGAGGFNARQSIIVGFAPRR; encoded by the coding sequence ATGAGTAGATTTAATCGTTTTTGGCGGCTTTTACTTGCCGGCTCCGCAGTTTTACTTTTATTTTCGTGCACTAAGGACAACTTAGCCTCAAAGCAAGAAGGCACAACCGAACCAACCGAATCCGGTTTTGTAACAGAGAAACAAGCGCTGGACATTGCCGCAACCTTTATGGAGAGTGACAATATTGCTCCGGATTTACGTGCATCATCAAAACCAGAACTAAGCGTTATTTATACTGATGCCCAAGGCTCTGGTATGAAAAGCTCTGCAAACTCTAATCAAAAGCCAACTTATTATGTTATTGATGTAAACAAAAAAGGCTTTGTAATCGTATCAGCATCAGATGCTACTTATCCTGTTCTTGGCTATTCTACTGAATCAGCTTTTAATCCAAAGGACATACCTACCAATATGCAGGATATGCTCTCTGATTATTCAAAAGAAATTAAATATGCTTGGAAGCATATCAAATCTAATGAAAAAACAGAAGCTATGCGCAGTTCTATTTTGAGCAGAAGAACAAGAAATTCTCAAGATACTATTGTTGTAGCTCCTTTATTGGGAAGTATCAAATGGGCACAAGATCCATATTACAATGATTATTGTCCCAAAGGATGTCCTGTTGGTTGTGCTGCAACAGCTGTAGCTCAGATTATGCGTTATTGGGAATACCCTAGATCAGGGACAGGAAGTCATAGCTACAAACATAAAGTCTATGGAACTCAATCTTTCAATTATGAATACAATATTGATTGGAAATCAATGCCCAAAGCCACGTTGTCAGAGGCTGATTCATTGGTTGCGAAATTCTGTTATGGAGTAGCTGTCGGTTTGGATATGGAGTTTAGCCCTAGAGGAAGTGGAGCCCTCCCTGAGGATATACCGAATATGTTAAAGACATATTATAAATATCCTTCTACAGTACAAATTGCTTATCGCTCTCAATACGAAGTAAAAGATTGGCATAAATTAGTACGTAAAGAATTAGATGCTAGGCGCCCCGTGCAATATTCAGGTCATGGAAGCAGAGGTGGTCATGCCTTTGTATGTGATGGATACACCAAAAACAATTACTATCACATGAACTGGGGCTGGGGTGGAACTTCAGATGGTTACTTCTTGCTAAATGCGCTTAACCCAAGTGATCTTGGTACAGGTGGAGGAGCCGGAGGATTCAACGCAAGACAATCTATAATTGTAGGATTTGCTCCTAGAAGATAA
- a CDS encoding C10 family peptidase, protein MSNFNRFWRLLLAGSAVLILFSCTKDELGSRQESTTEPTESGFVTEKQALDIAATFMESENLAPGLRTTSVQDLKVIYTDIQSSDLKSATSSNQNPSYYVIDVNKKGFVIVSGSDATYPVLGYSTESRFTPQNIPANMQQLLAGYSKEVKYAWKYIKTNEKTVAMRNAALRGKKDSLQDTVTVAPLLGDIHWDQSPYYNDYCPKGCPVGCVATAAAQIMRYWEYPESGTGKHSYNHPTYGTQSFDYNYKLDWKAMPKHKLTKPDSLVAKFCYGVAVGINMGFTTEGSGAYQFDVPTMLQKHYKYPKTVASVNRWGHSDKEWIALVKRELDAKRPVQYAGSGSGGGHSFVCDGYSKNDYFHINWGWGGMSDGYFKLNALDPDNLGTGGGDGGFNKHQEIVIGFAPGQTPPPGPDPDPDPNPTPDPDAPKYCTSASIYTQYLYIKEVTIGNMSNVTGGSETGYGDYTQKKIIATAGTSLACRFVPGVYDGGLYNNYWGAWIDLDNNGIFESSEMILNQNTSNVINGNLNLPKGLKPGSYRVRVTMKYDAQPAPCETFNHGEVEDYTLVIK, encoded by the coding sequence ATGAGTAATTTTAATCGTTTTTGGCGGCTCCTACTTGCCGGATCCGCAGTTTTAATTTTATTTTCGTGTACAAAAGATGAGTTAGGTTCAAGACAAGAAAGTACAACAGAACCTACTGAATCTGGTTTTGTAACAGAGAAACAAGCTTTAGACATCGCTGCAACTTTTATGGAGAGCGAAAACTTAGCTCCGGGACTACGCACAACATCAGTTCAAGATTTGAAAGTCATTTACACAGACATTCAATCTTCAGACTTGAAAAGTGCAACATCTTCAAATCAAAATCCAAGCTACTATGTAATAGACGTAAATAAAAAAGGATTCGTTATTGTATCAGGATCTGATGCAACTTATCCTGTACTCGGCTATTCTACAGAATCTCGTTTTACCCCCCAAAATATTCCGGCTAACATGCAACAACTACTTGCAGGATATTCAAAAGAGGTTAAATATGCCTGGAAGTATATCAAAACTAATGAAAAAACTGTGGCTATGCGAAACGCAGCGTTGAGAGGTAAAAAAGATTCATTACAGGATACGGTTACGGTGGCTCCCCTTCTTGGCGATATCCACTGGGACCAAAGCCCGTACTACAATGATTATTGCCCTAAAGGTTGTCCGGTAGGATGTGTTGCAACAGCGGCAGCACAGATCATGCGCTACTGGGAGTATCCAGAATCAGGTACAGGTAAGCACAGTTATAACCATCCCACTTATGGAACACAATCTTTCGACTACAATTATAAACTGGATTGGAAGGCTATGCCCAAGCACAAACTCACAAAACCGGATTCTTTGGTCGCAAAATTCTGTTATGGCGTGGCTGTGGGTATAAACATGGGCTTTACAACCGAGGGTAGCGGGGCATACCAATTTGACGTACCCACTATGCTTCAAAAGCATTATAAATATCCTAAAACTGTAGCGAGCGTTAACCGTTGGGGACACTCTGATAAAGAATGGATAGCCCTCGTAAAAAGAGAGTTGGATGCCAAGCGCCCTGTGCAATATGCTGGGAGTGGAAGCGGAGGCGGTCACTCATTTGTTTGTGACGGCTACTCTAAAAATGATTACTTCCATATCAACTGGGGATGGGGAGGTATGTCTGACGGATACTTCAAGCTAAATGCTCTTGACCCTGATAATCTGGGCACAGGAGGTGGTGACGGAGGATTCAATAAACACCAAGAAATTGTAATCGGGTTCGCTCCAGGCCAGACTCCTCCCCCCGGGCCGGATCCCGACCCAGATCCTAATCCTACACCTGACCCCGATGCTCCTAAGTACTGTACATCTGCATCAATATATACACAATACCTCTATATCAAGGAAGTTACAATAGGCAATATGTCAAATGTGACGGGAGGTAGTGAAACTGGCTATGGTGATTACACTCAAAAAAAGATCATAGCAACAGCAGGTACTTCATTGGCTTGTAGATTTGTTCCAGGCGTTTACGATGGTGGACTTTACAACAACTACTGGGGGGCTTGGATTGACCTTGATAACAACGGTATTTTTGAATCATCCGAGATGATTCTTAACCAAAATACTTCAAATGTTATTAACGGTAATCTTAACTTACCTAAAGGATTAAAGCCCGGCTCATACAGAGTACGTGTTACAATGAAGTATGATGCACAACCGGCTCCTTGTGAAACATTTAATCACGGTGAAGTTGAAGACTACACTCTTGTTATTAAATAG